From the Ammospiza caudacuta isolate bAmmCau1 chromosome 24, bAmmCau1.pri, whole genome shotgun sequence genome, one window contains:
- the LHFPL5 gene encoding LHFPL tetraspan subfamily member 5 protein, protein MSKLLPAQEAARIYHTNYVRNARAMGVLWAVFTLCFSILMVVTFIQPYWIGDSIDTPQAGYFGLFSYCIGNALTGELICKGSPLDFGTIPSSAFKTAMFFVGVSTFLIIGTILCFSLFFFCNAATVYKVCAWMQLAAATGLMIGCLIYPDGWDSTEVRRMCGDKTDKYTLGACTVRWAYILCIIGILDALILSFLAFVLGNRQDNLLPSDFKVEDNEEGND, encoded by the exons ATGTCCAAGCTGCTGCCGGCGCAGGAGGCGGCGCGGATCTACCACACCAACTATGTACGGAATGCGCGGGCCATGGGGGTGCTCTGGGCCGTCTTCACGCTCTGCTTCTCCATCCTGATGGTGGTGACCTTCATCCAGCCCTACTGGATCGGCGACAGCATCGACACGCCGCAGGCCGGCTACTTCGGCCTCTTCTCCTACTGCATCGGCAACGCGCTCACCGGTGAGCTCATCTGCAAGGGCAGCCCCCTGGACTTCGGCACCATCCCCTCCAGTGCCTTCAAAACTGCCATGTTCTTCGTAGGCGTCTCCACCTTCCTCATCATCGGCACCATCCTCTGCTTCAGCCTCTTCTTCTTCTGCAACGCGGCCACCGTGTACAAAGTGTGCGCCTGGATGCAGCTGGCGGCGg ctaCAGGGCTGATGATCGGCTGCCTGATCTACCCCGACGGCTGGGACTCCACCGAGGTGAGGAGAATGTGCGGGGACAAAACGGACAAATACACGCTGGGCGCGTGCACCGTGCGCTGGGCGTACATCCTGTGCATCATCGGCATCCTGGACGCCCTCATCCTCTCCTTCCTGGCCTTCGTGCTGGGCAACCGGCAGGACAACCTCCTCCCCTCGGATTTCAAAGTGGAGGATAACG AAGAGGGAAATGACTGA